One region of Tachysurus vachellii isolate PV-2020 chromosome 11, HZAU_Pvac_v1, whole genome shotgun sequence genomic DNA includes:
- the abt1 gene encoding activator of basal transcription 1, with product MTSKKDAEMAQEPNRAADDEELTMSEEEEEEEGLQQNLEDANQEKGGDEEEDGEQVDDGIVDKKTTGKKGIPGIVYLGHIPPRIRPKHVRNMLAVYGEIGRVFLQSEDRSVRRKKRKAGNRGSRYVEGWVEFRDKRVAKRVAASLHNTPMTNRKRSHLSSDLWCIKYLHRFQWCHLSERLAYEQTVYQQRMRTEISQAKRETNFYLASVEKSQTLDRLRKKRAKKGEVVEEKGWDFTQRRTEEEMRMERMKKSGLSKKNLQKAQEKNRAIQEKAQSNVSLLAKIFNRGTSRD from the exons ATGACAAGCAAAAAAGATGCAGAAATGGCTCAAGAGCCAAACAGAGCAGCTGACGATGAGGAGCTGACCATGtctgaggaagaagaggaggaggaaggactTCAACAGAACCTAGAAGATGCTAACCAGGAGAAGGGTGGTGATGAAGAAGAGGATGGCGAACAGGTGGATGATGGCATtgtagacaaaaaaacaactggCAAGAAGGGCATCCCAGGTATCGTGTATCTGGGCCACATACCACCCAGAATAAGACCCAAACATGTGCGCAACATGCTGGCAGTGTACGGAGAGATCGGACGAGTTTTCCTCCAGTCTGAAG ATCGCTCTGTTaggagaaagaagaggaaagcGGGCAACCGCGGCTCGAGGTACGTGGAAGGCTGGGTGGAGTTTAGGGACAAGCGCGTGGCCAAGAGAGTGGCAGCGTCTCTGCACAACACGCCCATGACCAACCGCAAGAGGAGCCACCTCAGCAGCGACCTGTGGTGCATCAAA TACCTGCACCGGTTCCAGTGGTGTCACCTGAGTGAGCGTCTGGCGTACGAGCAGACGGTGTATCAGCAGCGCATGAGGACGGAGATCTCACAGGCCAAGCGCGAGACCAACTTCTATCTGGCCAGTGTAGAGAAGAGCCAGACCCTGGACAGGCTGAGGAAGAAGAGAGCGAAGAAGGGTGAGGTGGTGGAGGAGAAGGGCTGGGATTTCACACAGCGGCGCACCGAGGAAGAGATGAGGATGGAGCGCATGAAGAAGAGCGGCCTGTCCAAGAAGAACCTACAGAAAGCTCAGGAGAAGAACAGAGCCATCCAGGAGAAAGCGCAGTCCAACGTGTCCCTGCTGGCTAAGATCTTCAACAGAGGGACGTCACGCGACTGA